In Siphonobacter curvatus, the genomic window CCGCGAACGTATACCGGCTCACCATCCACGAGAGCTTCTTTCACTACGCCAAAGAATGTCTCCAGGCTCTGAGCTACATCAGCTTTGTCAATGCCGGTCTTTTCGGCGATTTTTGCGATCACGTCTGCTTTGGTCACTTGGGTAAACTTTAAAAGGTTTATAATGATTTTTAATTGAGAAAGTGCCTAAGGCTCAAAATTTTAGAGGCACAAAAGTACGGGTTTGAATTCATTTGCAAAACAATTATTGAGAAATGTGGTCAATATTTTTTTTGTAACCGACTCGTATTTAGCGAATTATCCCTCTTTTTGTGACGAAAACTAAGTGCGTAGAGGGCCTTGCTTTTCCTCGTTTTTGTCACTTTTACCTCACTTCTGCCAGTCTGTCGGCCCTCGTAAAGTGGCTTGATTCTTTTAGTTTCTTCTGCTTTACACCCTGAGATGACCAACGATTTTTTTGCTCCCAAACTACTGGCTTGGTACGAACGCTACGGCCGCGATTTACCCTGGCGGCATACCACCAATCCCTATCACATCTGGCTTTCGGAAATCATCCTCCAGCAAACGCGGGTCGTGCAGGGAATGCCTTATTACTACCGCTTCATCGAAACGTTTCCAACCATTACGGACCTGGCCCATGCCGACGAACGGGAAGTACTACGCCTTTGGCAAGGACTCGGTTATTACTCAAGAGCCCGAAATCTGCATCGCACGGCTAAAATCGTTGTGGAAGACTACGGCGGCATTTTTCCTACTACGTACCAGGAGCTACTCAAACTCAAAGGAATCGGACCCTATACAGCCGCCGCCATTGCCTCCTTCGCCTTCTGCGAAAAAGTGGCGGTACTGGATGGAAACGTGTACCGGGTGCTCTCGCGTATATTCGGGATCGAAACGGATATTACCAGTCACGCCGCCAAAGCCCAATTTACCCAACGGGCGAATTCCCTGATTTCGGCTGAGCATCCGGACTTATTTAATCACGCCATTATGGATTTCGGTGCGACCCAGTGCGTACCCGTTTCGCCGCAGTGTATGTTTTGTACGTTTAATCAGGTTTGCGAAGCGAATCTGACGGGACGACAGAGTCAACTTCCCGTCAAAGCGAAGAAGGCGAAAGTACGCGACCGTTTCTTTCACTACATAGTATTGGAAGACGAACAGGGCCGACTAGCCATGCGTGAACGGACTGGAAAAGACGTCTGGACGAATATGTTTGATTTCCTGCTGATCGAAGACGAACAACTGCTGGATTGGGAAACGCTTAGTCAACACGCGAGTCTGCAACCCTTACTACCGGAGTTAGTACTGCTGGAGGAGTCGCCCGTGTATACGCACGTACTCTCGCACCAACGTATCGAGACGCGTTTTTGGCATTTGAAAGTAACCCGACCGCTAGCCTTACCTGAACCTTTGCATTGGTATACCCCAGAGGCAATTGATCAGTTGCCTAAATCGGTATTAGTACTTAAATTTATTGATCAGTGGGTGAGTAAAATAACTGATTGATCAGGAGGATAGTACCCGAAAATTTCGCTTTGATTTACCCGGGAAATTTCGTAATTTCACATTCAATCCTACTGACTATTTTAACATGGCACGGACGTTCAATAAAGTAATTTTAATCGGTAATCTCGGGCGTGATCCCGAAACACGGACACTTCCCAGCGGAGCTAAAGTAACGGAATTTAGTGTGGCTACTACTGAATCGTACACGACCCGTACGGGCGAAAAAGTAGAACAGACGACCTGGTTCCGGGCAGAAGCCTGGGAACGCCTGAGCGACATCGCTTCTCAGTATTTGAAAAAAGGAGATCAGGTGTATTTAGAGGGCCGTTTACGGATGGAAGAGTTCACTGACAAAGAAGGCAACACCCGTTCAGCGTTACGTTTACGGGTGATGGAACTTAACCTGATGGGTAGCGGTGGCCGTAATGAAGAAGGTGGTTTCACGCCAACCACGGCTTCGACGAGTAGTACGCCAGCTCCGACGGCAGCAGCGACGCCCGCAGCTCCCCGGCCGACTACGCCGGTGACTCCTGCTTTCAACAGTGGCAGCGACGAAGACGATTTACCCTTCTAGGCATTAAATCTGCTTGCCATAATTAGTACATATCCGTTAATCCTGATTGTTTTGCAAATCGGTCGGGGTTAACGGATTCAATTTTTTGTTACCTTGGCTTACGTTTCACCAAACGCTTCCTGACTTGGAGCCACATTTGCTCACTGAATCCGCTCTAACCCTGGGCGATATTTTAGACCCATTCCCTATTTGGGCACCTCTCGCCAACGCGGTAGGTGCCGGATTCTACATCAGCAACGGCCTTATGCTGTTGTTATTACTAGCCGCCTCGGCTTTAGCTGCCGGTTCAGAAGTAGGCTTTTTTTCCCTTTCACTCGACGCTCGTAACGAAATTCGGGATAGCGACAACGCCGCCGAACGCCGGATTGCCAAATTGCTCGATCATCCGCAGTTGTTACTGGCGACGCTGCTCATCTTCAAGAATTTACTCGACATTACGCTGGTTACCTTGACCTCCATTGCTACCAAGGAAGCCCTGGGTGAAGGGGTGGCGGCCTGGGTCGGTGTAGTGATTCAAACCGTTGGGGTAACCTTTCTGATTGTATTTTTCGGTGAATTAATACCCAAAGTTTGGGCCAATCAGAATCCGATTCGCTTTCTGAAGATTACAGCTCCGGTGATTGAAGCGGCTCAGTTTCTCTTTCGACCGATCTCGGTACCGTTGATGGGTATTTCCAATATCATCGAAAAACGGGTTCAACGGAAAGGCTATACTATTACTGCCGAAGAACTCAGCCACGCCCTGGAAATTACAACGGGAAAGGATACGTCTTTGGAGCAAAAGGAAATCCTGCGGGGAATTGTTAACTTCAGTAGCATCTCGGCCCGACAGATCATGCGATCCCGGATGGATATTACTGCCTTCGATATTGAGCTGGATTTCCACGAATTGATGGATAAAATCAATAAGTCGGGTTACTCGCGTGTACCGGTCTATCGAACGTCGATCGACAAGATTGAAGGTATTCTGTACATCAAGGATTTGTTACCGCACATTGATAAAGACGAACATTACGAATGGCAGGCTAATGTAAGACCCGTCTACTTTATTCCCGAAAGCAAAAAGATTGACGATTTGCTCCATGATTTTCAGGAAAAACGCGTCCATATGGCCATTGTCGTCAATGAATACGGCGAAACCGAAGGACTGATTACGCTCGAAGATATCATTGAAGAAATTGTAGGGGATATTCGTGATGAGTACGATGAAGAAGAAATTCAGTACACGAAGATTGATGAAAACACCTACGTGTTTGAGGGAAAAACGTCTCTCAACGATGTAACCAAGGTGATGAACATGGGGATCGACGTCTTTGGGAACGTACGCGGCGATAGCGAATCGTTAGGCGGATTGTTACTGGAATTATTTGGACGTCTACCCAAAGTAAATGAAGAGGTCATTCATGACGTATTCACGTTCCGGGTACTCGCCGCTGATCAGAAACGAATCAAGAAAGTTCGCGTTTCTATGCAACGAAGCGAAATCAAGAAACAGGATCGTAATTTAGATTAGTAGCTTAATTCAGTCAAATTCTATCATAACCTCAATCCATGGATCGTCGATCATTTGTGAAAAATGCCTCCGTTGTTGCGGCTGCCGGTGCAGTACCCCAGGCCGATGAAAAACTAACCTTTGTTCACCACGTATTTTTCTGGTTGAAAAACCCGAAAAATAAAGCCGAGCACGATCAGTTACTGAATGCCCTGAAGAGTCTGGGTAAGCTGTCCGTGATCAAACACGCGCACATTGGTAAGCCCGTCGTTACCGAATTCGATAAGGCGGTAACGGATGGTACCTACAGTTTCTCGGTCATGCTGGTCTTCGCCTCCGCTAAAGACGAGCAGACTTACCTGGTACACCCCGAACACAAAGCTTTTATCGATAAGAACAAACATTTGTGGAGTAAAGTAGTCGTTTACGATTCACAGTTGATCTAATCCATAGTCAGAGAAAAAAAGAAGGGATGCCCGTTTGAGGCATCCCTTCTTTTTTTCTCTCATGAAAGGCATTAACCATTGTCTGCAAATTCTGGATATAGCATCATACCTCCATCGATATAGATCGCTTCTCCGGTAATATAATCCGATTCGTCCGAGGAGAGCCATACGGCCAGTTTAGCCACGTCTTCCGGTTTACCAATGCGTTTGTACGGAATGAGATCCATCAGAGCGGGCATCTTTTCGGGATCACTCCACACTTCCTTATTGATTGGTGTTTTAATGGCTCCCGGGCTAATGGCATTTACCCGAATTTTCAAAGGAGCCAGTTCCTGAGCGATAGACTTCATGAACATCAGTACACCACCTTTCGAAGCCGCATAATTGACGTGTCCAGCCCAGGGAATCATATCATGAACCGAACTCATGCAAATGATTTTACCAATAGCGTTGGCCTCTTGGGAAGGATTCGCTTCGGCCTGCTTCACAAATTGACGGGCCGCCAGATTTGAGCAGATGAACTGGCTGGTTAGGTTAGTCGAGATGACGGCTTCCCACTCATCAAGGGTCATTTCCAGAAAAGGAGCATCAACCTGACGACCTGAGTTGTTAACGAGAATATCCAGCTTTCCGAAAGCTTCCAGCGTTTTATCAAACATTTGCTTGACATCTTCTTCTTTGCTTACATCCGCTTTCACGATAATGCCCTTGCCGCCGAAGGCTTCAATCTGAGCTAAGGCATCTTCTGCACCTTCTGATGTTTTATGATAGTTGATGACAACCGAAGCACCTTCACGGGCCATTTCAATAGCGATTGCTTTTCCAATGCCGGAACTAGCACCCGTAATCATTGCTACAGAATCTTTGAGTCTTTGATAGGAAGCCATAAGTAGTAAGTAGGATAATAGTAAAGCTAATTATAATAGGTTTCCGTTAAACGGCGAGCAGGTACTTGACGCCAGGCCCATCGCCGGGCCAATTCGCTGGCCATCTTGATAGCTTCAGCTGGACTTCGTCTACCGCCTCGCATTAAACGTTTGGCAATCAGTAAGGCACGCTCCCGAGTCGTGGGCGAAAGAGTTCCTAACATTTCTTCTGATTTCATAGCTGTTTTGGGTTTTGGGGAGGATGAAAGAAAGTTTTGTGCCGGGTAGAGAAGGGGTAAACCCGTTCAAAGCATGGGTAGTCATTTCCCCAAAAACGTTATATAAAGCGGTAGGCACCTGAATTTCTTTGATTAAGAGAAGAAAAGGACAACGGCATGAAAATTGTTAGTAAATAACTAGCAGATTTTCATTTATCAATGGTGATTAAATTAGTACAATCGTTGATTACTTGTTAAGATGAACTACCCATGAAAAAAATTCTTATCTCTCTATTTTTTGTGAGCTGTACGACGCTGGTACATGCTCAAATTAAAGATTGGGCCTTGGGTCTGAAAATTGGTCAGCCTACTGGCCTCAATATCCGAAAATACGGTGACCGTAATGCCTTTGATGTGAATATAGGTACCTACGGAGGGCTGTTTGGTGGTACGAGCGATTATCGGAAAGGTAGGCTTAAAGGCGTTGGGTTTGCCATCAATGCCAATTATCTCTGGTACGCTCCCGCATTTAATGAACGAATGTCGCTTTACGGAGGCGTGGGGGCTCAGCTAACGTCTCGGAATTATTATCCCGACATTACTAGTGATGCTCATGACCGAAGCATTGGCATTGGGCCTACCGTAGTGGCTGGGGTCGAGTTTCTTTCCAAGCGAAGCCCCTATTCCCTTTTTGTGGAAGGAGGATTGTATGCCGAATTACTTCCGGCTTTCTTTTACTTGAGTCCTCAGTTGAACGCGGGTCTGCGTTATAATTTCTAACATCCAACCAACTACCCTTGCACTAGCCTTATTAACTACCCACAGAAACCGCTAGTGCGTTAATTGAAATAGCTATGAAACGTCACATCATTTTACTAGGAGCTTTGGCTACTGGACTATTTTTAAGTTCATGTGCGGGACTGGATAACTTCTCCAGTAGCCTTAAACGCGGTGATTCAAACCGTACCGCCTACCGCGAAAATCGGGAAAAACAGGAGCGACGCGAGGAGAAAGAAAAAGATCGCCGTCAGGAAGAACGGGAGGAAAGAGAAGCCCGTCGCGATGAATCAGACATGGACCGTTACCGGGATGAAAGAAGAGATAGCGATAAAAAGTACGAGGAGCGGAAAGATGAGGATAAAAAATACGAAGAACGTCGGGATGAAGACCGGAAAGACGAAGATAAAAAGTCAGATGAACGCAAAGATGATGAACGTCGGGATGACCGGGAGCGTCGGAATGAGGATCGGAACTTCTTCCGGAGTGAACGTCGTGACCGGGATGAAGTAGATCGTTACCGGGATGATGATCGTCGCTACGAAGACCGCTCTCGCCGGGATCGTTACAATGATGATCGCGATGACCGGGATCGCCGCCGCTATGATGATCGGTACAGTGACGATCGCAACAGCCGTCGGTATGATGACCGCGACGACCGTTACCAGGATGAGGATTGGGATCGAAGCTCCCGTCGTTCGAACCGCCAGGATTCTGGCGAGGAACGTGAGAAACGCGAATTAGCCGAACGACTCGACGACCAGATCAATGAGTTGAACAATCGAATTGAGTCTTTAGACGAAAAGCAAAAAGGCGAAACCCGTCGGGAACGCCGTCGTCGGGAGGCCATGCGAGAAGACTTACAAGAAAGCCGTTCGGAGCTTTTCGAGAAGTACTATAGTATCAACCAGTCTTCGGGTCGTGAGTGGAGAAAAGCCAAACGCGACGTTTCGAAATATATGGATGATCTGGATGATAAAATTGAAGATGCCCGTAGAAGCTTGAGACGGGAAAAATAATCTACAACTTTTCTAGTAACGAAAGACCCGCTCAGCGGGTCTTTCGTTTATAACATTCTGATTAATAAGGGTTTTTGGCTTATAGAAGAAAAGGCACAACAATTTTAAATTAATCAGTAACTAGAAATACTTCAATCAAACCAATATCCTTATGGCTCAGCAACCGATTAATACTCCGCAGAACGAGAATCCGAATATTCGTAAACTATTCATATTCATTGGTGTAGTAGTAGCTATCTGTGCTATCTGGGCTATTGTTGGTGGTCTCTTCACCAATAGTCCTACGGGTACAAAAGGCGTCGGAGCAGTAACTGATAAAGATTCAGCTTTTGTACAGGAAAGTGATACCTTGCGTACGCAGTAGACCTTTTGTAGCGGCTTAACCTACCATAACCTTCCTGCAATAAGACTACTGTCTCTCAGAACGACTTTATTCAATCCAATACCCACGATACTAGATGCATAAAAAAGCGGTAAGAACTTCATGTTCTTACCGCTTTTACTTTCATTATAAATTGAACTAAACTAAGCTCGCATTAAATAGTGATTAGTCGGTTCTGGTTCCAGTTCAGCCAGTCGATTCGTGAAAGTTTTCAGTAGTTTCCACTGACTGGTGAGGAGTTGTCGTACGCTTTCGGGTAAATCTTCCCGTAATGCATTGCGATAGAGTACGAGCAGATTCTCATCTACTTTTCTACGCAAATCTTGTTCATAGTCATCGTGGTCAAGCACGTCGTTCCACTGTGGGGCAGATACCACATCATAGGACATTCTTCCCCCATAATTCCACAATTGGTTCACTAATTGGGTCTTGCATAAACTACTGCTAGTCATTCCTCGCATGAGGAAAGGTTTGACTAACAAACAGTTTACGCGGGTAACTAGGGTATGATATACACGAACGCGTCCTTCATGAGCGTGTATAAGGGCATTAAGCCAATAGTCTAGGCGGTGATTGTCAGCTCTTTCCATGGTCAGGAATAGTAAAATAAATTCTGTAATTGATTTAACATGGGTTTTGAAAAACGAATCGAAGAGCAACGCCTTACGTGGGTGGATACCGCATTTATGCCTAGACTATCACTAATACCATTCCAAAGCGTGTTTTTACGCTTGAGAAATATTCTTTTCTTCGTTGCGTAGCGATTGAATGAGCATTAAATCCTGGGCAATAATCGTTTGTTGACCTTCTAGTAAAATCTGAATATCGGGCAGCGTCTGAATTTTTTCGTGCGCTAACGCTTCTGTATACGTAGCAAGAGCCGTTTCATCACCCGTCTCGCAAGAACTTAAAATGGCATCCCGGTCTTTACCGAGTAATTTATCTTTAATGTCAATCCAAAATTGGTGAAAGCGAGCGGCGGTTGTACCTGTTTCAGGAGGCGTCTGTTTGTACTTTTTCAATACCTCACCTAAATCGTCCGCGAAGCCTTCACTTTCTTTCTCTAGTTTTTCAAACAATGCTTTCAGCTGCGGTTCTTCTACATCTCTGGCCGCTACCGAATAGCCTTTGGTGCGATCAATATTGATTTTGACCAGCAATTCCAGCTGATCAATAAGGTTTTCCATTTCAGTTGCCATACTACTTTCGTGCGATTGGATAATGAATAAGTACGTAGTTGATTGATAAACAGATTTTTACAGAGCTGGATGAAGCCGATTTTGTTGATCTGCTTCCGAAATAGCCGTGGGTACGGGCATAGCCTCCTCAGAAGCAGAAATATTTTCTACTTCCCCGATTTCATCGGGACGAATGGGAGCCTGCTCGGGAATGTCTGGCATCGGAGGCGTTTCGTCCGGAGCTTCCGGTACTACATCCGGTGTTTCTTCGGGAGCATGAGGGAGATCCGGAAAGGTACCGGGAACATTCGGTAAGTCTGGCTGGATTTCGGGTGTCGGCGGTGAGGTCGGTGGCACTTCAGGCACTGAACCCGGAAAAACGTTCTGTACCGAGCGGTCCTCCTGCTGACGGGTTTCTTTCGGATACGCCGACTCATCACCCAATCCTAAAGGACCTTCGTTTTCCTCCATGGATTTTTCAAGTTCTAATTCTTGAGCTGTTTCAGAAGGGGTATCCCGATGAATTTCAGAAGATTTTTCGCCGGGAGCCGGACGCGTAGGTTGGATCGTTTCCATAAGATGAGGTATATTAGTTATATAAATATCCTATAGGGGGGCAAAAGTAGTGCCACTCTCTGTACCGTCTGATCCGTCCCAAATTGGGGAAAACCTACGCGTTACGCTGTAAAGAAGGGCGGTATTAAATTTTAACAAGGCTTATTTACTAAACTCAGCTATGTATGGAAAATCAAGAATCGCAAAATCCAGAACCTACCGTAGAGAAGTTTTTAGAGCAGGTAGAAAAAAAGAATGCAGAAAATGAAGTAAGCCAGGAGAAAGAAAATCTTGAGCACAAACGTCACAACGATGAAGAGTTTAAAGAGCTCTCACAACAGGAAGAAGAAAAGGCTCGTGAAGCCGAAAAATTTGTAGGTAGCTGATCCGTTCGATGTCCTACCCATAAAAGCCCCGCTCTACGCCGAGCGGGGCTTTTATTTGGGTCTAATCCAGTAAAAATCAGTACGGGAGAAGAAAAGCTGATCAGAT contains:
- a CDS encoding HU family DNA-binding protein; amino-acid sequence: MNLLKFTQVTKADVIAKIAEKTGIDKADVAQSLETFFGVVKEALVDGEPVYVRGFGSFVNKKRAKKVARNISKNTTMEIPEHYIPSFKPAKEFTESVKTSEKASQAV
- the mutY gene encoding A/G-specific adenine glycosylase, which gives rise to MTNDFFAPKLLAWYERYGRDLPWRHTTNPYHIWLSEIILQQTRVVQGMPYYYRFIETFPTITDLAHADEREVLRLWQGLGYYSRARNLHRTAKIVVEDYGGIFPTTYQELLKLKGIGPYTAAAIASFAFCEKVAVLDGNVYRVLSRIFGIETDITSHAAKAQFTQRANSLISAEHPDLFNHAIMDFGATQCVPVSPQCMFCTFNQVCEANLTGRQSQLPVKAKKAKVRDRFFHYIVLEDEQGRLAMRERTGKDVWTNMFDFLLIEDEQLLDWETLSQHASLQPLLPELVLLEESPVYTHVLSHQRIETRFWHLKVTRPLALPEPLHWYTPEAIDQLPKSVLVLKFIDQWVSKITD
- a CDS encoding single-stranded DNA-binding protein, encoding MARTFNKVILIGNLGRDPETRTLPSGAKVTEFSVATTESYTTRTGEKVEQTTWFRAEAWERLSDIASQYLKKGDQVYLEGRLRMEEFTDKEGNTRSALRLRVMELNLMGSGGRNEEGGFTPTTASTSSTPAPTAAATPAAPRPTTPVTPAFNSGSDEDDLPF
- the gldE gene encoding gliding motility-associated protein GldE; this translates as MEPHLLTESALTLGDILDPFPIWAPLANAVGAGFYISNGLMLLLLLAASALAAGSEVGFFSLSLDARNEIRDSDNAAERRIAKLLDHPQLLLATLLIFKNLLDITLVTLTSIATKEALGEGVAAWVGVVIQTVGVTFLIVFFGELIPKVWANQNPIRFLKITAPVIEAAQFLFRPISVPLMGISNIIEKRVQRKGYTITAEELSHALEITTGKDTSLEQKEILRGIVNFSSISARQIMRSRMDITAFDIELDFHELMDKINKSGYSRVPVYRTSIDKIEGILYIKDLLPHIDKDEHYEWQANVRPVYFIPESKKIDDLLHDFQEKRVHMAIVVNEYGETEGLITLEDIIEEIVGDIRDEYDEEEIQYTKIDENTYVFEGKTSLNDVTKVMNMGIDVFGNVRGDSESLGGLLLELFGRLPKVNEEVIHDVFTFRVLAADQKRIKKVRVSMQRSEIKKQDRNLD
- a CDS encoding Dabb family protein; protein product: MDRRSFVKNASVVAAAGAVPQADEKLTFVHHVFFWLKNPKNKAEHDQLLNALKSLGKLSVIKHAHIGKPVVTEFDKAVTDGTYSFSVMLVFASAKDEQTYLVHPEHKAFIDKNKHLWSKVVVYDSQLI
- a CDS encoding glucose 1-dehydrogenase, which codes for MASYQRLKDSVAMITGASSGIGKAIAIEMAREGASVVINYHKTSEGAEDALAQIEAFGGKGIIVKADVSKEEDVKQMFDKTLEAFGKLDILVNNSGRQVDAPFLEMTLDEWEAVISTNLTSQFICSNLAARQFVKQAEANPSQEANAIGKIICMSSVHDMIPWAGHVNYAASKGGVLMFMKSIAQELAPLKIRVNAISPGAIKTPINKEVWSDPEKMPALMDLIPYKRIGKPEDVAKLAVWLSSDESDYITGEAIYIDGGMMLYPEFADNG
- a CDS encoding ferritin-like domain-containing protein, with amino-acid sequence MENLIDQLELLVKINIDRTKGYSVAARDVEEPQLKALFEKLEKESEGFADDLGEVLKKYKQTPPETGTTAARFHQFWIDIKDKLLGKDRDAILSSCETGDETALATYTEALAHEKIQTLPDIQILLEGQQTIIAQDLMLIQSLRNEEKNISQA